CGCCCACCAGCGTAAATGCCAGGATCACACCTGCCAACACTAGTCCGGGAAAAATCGCCAACCAAGGCGCGACTTCCAAAAAGTCCTGCGCGTCGCGGATCATGGTGCCCCAACTGATGTAGGGCACGGACAAGCCGAGGCCCAAATAGCTCAGCGATGCTTCGACGGTGATGGCGCGGGCAAAGTCGAGGGTCAATTGCACGGCGATGGGCGCCATGATGTTGGGGAGAATTTGTTTCATCAAGATGCGCATGGGCGTTTGCCCTAGGGCGCGCGCGGCGTGGACGTATTCGCGTTCTTTCTGCGTCAGCACGCCGGCTCTGACCAGGCGCGCATAGCGGGGCACCGAGCTGAAGGCGATGGCACACCAGAGCATGGCCACGCTCGGTCCCGCCAGCGCCACCAAGGCCATCGCCAGCACGAGAGATGGAAAAGCCATAATGCCTTCCATGACGCGTTGTATTAGCGCATCGGCTCGGCCGCCTAAATAACTGCCGATGGCGCCCAGCGGGGCGCCGACGAGGAGAGCTAAAAGGACGGCGCCGGCGGCCACCTGGAGGCTGACTTGCGAGCCGGCGATGATGCGCGTGAGGACGTCTCTGCCGATCCGGTCCGTGCCCATCCAGTGCGCCGCGCTCGGCGCTTGCATGCGGGCATCGAGGTCGGGCGCGTTGGCGTCGTAGGGCGCGTAGCTCGGTCCGAGCAGCGCAACTAGAACGTAGAGCAGCAGCAGAAAGCCACCGACCAGCGCCCGATAGTCGCTGCGCGCGAACGCAATCAGAGCGCGGGTTGCGCCCGGTGCACGGGATGCCGGACGTTCGAGGAACGGCGGCGCATCGGTGGCTTGGGCATCCATAACTATTGGTACTGCACCCGCGGGTCGACTGCGGCGTAGAGAATATCGACGATCAGATTGACGATAATCACCAGAAATACCATGAACAGGACCACGCCCTGAACCACGACGAAGTCGCGGGTGTGGATCGAGTTCAGCAGTAGATAACCGATGCCGGGATAATTGAACACGGTTTCGACGATGGTGATCAGCCCGCTCAAGTAGGCCATCTGCAGGCCGACGACGGTCAACGTCGTGATCAGCGAATTGCGCAGCACGTGCTTCCACATCACCAACCTTTCGCTGAGGCCTTTCGCTCGGGCGGTGCGGACGTAGTCCTGGTGCATCTGTTCGAGAAAGTCCTGGCGCTGAAAGCGCAATACCGTAGCGGCGATGTTCAGCGCCACGATCGTCATCGGCAGCGCGAGATGGCGTAGGAACCCGACGAAGTTTTCTTGCGGCTTGGTGTAGCCAATTGACGGCAGCCATCCCAAGTGCACCGCGAAAATCAGCACGGCGACCAAGGCCAGCCAAAAGGTCGGCACCGAGACGCCGAAAATGACGAAGCTCGTGGCCAGATGATCCCACTTGGTATTGTTGTGAATGGCCGCGAGCACGCCCGCGGGCACGGCGATGATCACCGCCAAGATCAGACCGCCGAGCATCAGGTACATCGTCGGCACCAAACGGGCGACGATGACTTGCAGGGCGGGCGTGCGGTAAGTGATGGAGCTGCCAAGGTCGCCTTGGAGCATATTCCACAGCCAGTTGAAGTATTGCACGATCAGCGGCTTGTCCAAGCCCAAGCGCACGCGCATGGCGTCGTAGACCTCTTTTGACACTTGAGCGCCGTCCACCGCGCCGAGCATCACCATGACCGGATCTCCGGGGACGATCATCATGACGAAGAACACCACCATGGTGACCACCAAGGCCATGGGAATCAATTGCATGAGGCGCCGTGCGATATAACCCATCAGCATTGCTGAAGCTCCTGCCTAATGGTCGTTCTACCCTGCTGCGCGGTTGTACAACAAAGGCTCGAACCCTGACAAGCTCGCAGTCGGTTCGCGTCGAGAAATCCTTGACAGCGGTTTCGCGGCGATGTTAAGCCTTCGACAGCTTTGGTGAATCGCATTTTCCGGTTATC
This region of Deltaproteobacteria bacterium genomic DNA includes:
- a CDS encoding ABC transporter permease, with product MLMGYIARRLMQLIPMALVVTMVVFFVMMIVPGDPVMVMLGAVDGAQVSKEVYDAMRVRLGLDKPLIVQYFNWLWNMLQGDLGSSITYRTPALQVIVARLVPTMYLMLGGLILAVIIAVPAGVLAAIHNNTKWDHLATSFVIFGVSVPTFWLALVAVLIFAVHLGWLPSIGYTKPQENFVGFLRHLALPMTIVALNIAATVLRFQRQDFLEQMHQDYVRTARAKGLSERLVMWKHVLRNSLITTLTVVGLQMAYLSGLITIVETVFNYPGIGYLLLNSIHTRDFVVVQGVVLFMVFLVIIVNLIVDILYAAVDPRVQYQ
- a CDS encoding ABC transporter permease, whose product is MDAQATDAPPFLERPASRAPGATRALIAFARSDYRALVGGFLLLLYVLVALLGPSYAPYDANAPDLDARMQAPSAAHWMGTDRIGRDVLTRIIAGSQVSLQVAAGAVLLALLVGAPLGAIGSYLGGRADALIQRVMEGIMAFPSLVLAMALVALAGPSVAMLWCAIAFSSVPRYARLVRAGVLTQKEREYVHAARALGQTPMRILMKQILPNIMAPIAVQLTLDFARAITVEASLSYLGLGLSVPYISWGTMIRDAQDFLEVAPWLAIFPGLVLAGVILAFTLVGDALRDRLDPRMRRSLGRRMTDFHRA